The following proteins are encoded in a genomic region of Pagrus major chromosome 16, Pma_NU_1.0:
- the bsdc1 gene encoding BSD domain-containing protein 1: MAEGEGWWGGWLQQSFQAVKDKSSEALEFLKRDLTEFSTVVQHDTTCSIVATANAVKNKLAVEGSSETTEKVKKSLSSFLGVISDTLAPPPDKTIDCDVITLVATPAGTTEVYDSSKARLYSLQADPATYCNEPDGPPEQFDNWLCSFSLEDKKGEISELLVSSPSIRALYTKMVPAAVAHSEFWQRYFYKVFQLDQEEARRVALKQRAELITHTETLGWEEEEEEEDDFLGTTSSSHLNFTPQLDNSSTRLPMTLTGTGHTLLSPVLSPNEERDATLSVSSDSISLPTQVEVRPEPVARELAKKLTEASLEDVEDKTQEEQRPGKSDLPLVTQVEAVTQPETTVEGASGQASAPTSKPEMAKEEGPQDLRVFELNSDSGKSTPSNNGKKGSSTDVSEDWEKDFDLDMTEEEVQMALSKIEASGEVDEDWENWD; the protein is encoded by the exons ATGGCTGAAGG AGAAGGCTGGTGGGGAGGctggcttcagcagagcttccaggccgtcaaagaCAAG TCATCTGAGGCCTTAGAATTCTTAAAGCGAGACCTGACAGAGTTCTCCACTGTGGTGCAACATGACACGACCTGCTCGATTGTGGCCACAGCCAATGCTGTCAAAAACAAGCTTGCA GTGGAAGGTTCCTCCGAGACCACGGAAAAGGTGAAGAAGAGCCTCTCGAGTTTCTTAGGGGTGATATCAGACACGCTTGCTCCACCCCCTGATAAAACCATtgactgtgatgtcatcacattGGTGGCAACACCAGCAGGAACAACAGAGGTTTACGACAGCTCTAAG gCACGTCTCTACAGTCTGCAAGCTGACCCTGCGACGTACTGCAATGAGCCTGACG GTCCCCCAGAGCAGTTTGATAACTGGCTGTGCAGCTTCAGCCTGGAAGATAAGAAAGGAGAAATCTCTGAGCTTTTGGTCAGCAGTCCCTCTATACGAGCCCTTTACACCAAAATG GTGCCAGCAGCTGTAGCCCATTCCGAATTCTGGCAGAGGTATTTCTACAAAGTTTTCCAGTTGGACCAG GAGGAGGCCAGGAGAGTGGCACTGAAGCAGAGGGCAGaactgatcacacacacagagactctgggctgggaggaagaggaggaggaggagg ATGACTTCCTCGGCACCACGtcatcatctcatctcaactTTACACCTCAATTGGACAACAGCTCAACCCGGCTGCCCATGACTTTGACAGGAACAGGACACACTCTGCTGAGCCCCGTGCTGTCTCCCAACGAGGAGCGCGACGCCACCCTCTCGGTCAGCAGCGACAGCATCAGCCTGCCAACGCAGGTGGAAGTGAGGCCAGAGCCTGTTGCCAGGGAGCTGGCCAAGAAACTGACAGAAGCTAGCTTGGAAGATGTTGAAGACAAGACGCAAGAAGAGCAGAGGCCTGGAAAGAGTGATTTACCTCTTGTTACTCAAGTGGAAGCTGTAACCCAGCCGGAGACAACTGTAGAGGGGGCATCAGGGCAGGCTTCTGCCCCCACCTCTAAACCAGAAATGGCAAAGGAGGAGGGGCCGCAGGACCTGAGAGTGTTTGAGCTGAACTCAGACAGCGGGAAATCTACACCCTCTAACAATGGAAAGAAAG GGTCCAGCACTGATGTAAGTGAGGACTGGGAGAAAGACTTTGACCTGGACATGACAGAAGAAGAGGTACAGATGGCGCTCTCTAAAATAGAAGCTTCTGGAGAG GTGGATGAAGACTGGGAGAACTGGGACTGA
- the olig4 gene encoding oligodendrocyte transcription factor 4 — protein MDSDSGSTGSRASSPDLVVDDSAGSFFSNKMFQTYCRENGADSEAGQTTTECCSMGGKTKIRSDLNKDEVQDLRLKVNSRERKRMHDLNQAMDGLREVMPYAQGPSVRKLSKISTLLLARNYILMLSSSLEEMKKLVGDVYGGSAAITSRTAAHPAITPAAPTAHLSLHPLAQSLHSLVGSTPSALQHHPTSTAAVPAPHSPPSASFLGFHAPVQGLLKDPLHLSSSYRHFPGMPCPCSLCQPLPTTTSTLHSLSMSK, from the coding sequence ATGGATTCTGACTCTGGCTCCACCGGCAGCCGCGCTTCATCCCCAGACCTGGTAGTGGATGACTCCGCTGGGAGCTTCTTCTCCAACAAGATGTTCCAGACATACTGCCGAGAAAACGGAGCCGATAGCGAGGCCGGCCAGACCACGACGGAGTGCTGCAGCATGGGCGGTAAGACCAAGATCAGGTCTGATCTCAACAAGGACGAGGTGCAAGACCTGAGACTGAAAGTCAACAGCCGGGAGAGGAAAAGGATGCACGATCTGAACCAGGCGATGGACGGCCTGAGAGAAGTCATGCCCTACGCTCAGGGGCCTTCAGTCCGCAAGCTGTCCAAGATCTCCACCCTTCTGTTGGCCCGCAACTACATCCTCATGCTGTCCAGCTCcttggaggagatgaagaagctGGTCGGGGATGTTTATGGTGGAAGCGCTGCCATTACGAGCCGCACCGCTGCCCACCCTGCTATCACCCCTGCGGCTCCCACAGCCCACCTCTCTCTGCATCCTCTTGCCCAGTCTCTGCACTCTCTGGTGGGCAGCACGCCTTCAGCTCTGCAGCATCACCCCACTTCTACAGCTGCAGTCCCGGCCCCGCACTCACCTCCATCTGCCAGCTTCTTGGGGTTTCATGCTCCGGTCCAGGGCCTTCTAAAGGACCCGCTCCACCTGAGCAGCTCCTACAGGCACTTTCCCGGCATGCCCTGCCCTTGCTCACTCTGCCAACCTTTGCCAACCACTACCTCTACATTACACAGCCTGTCTATGAGCAAGTGA